GCATCAATACCGACATCCGGGAAATCCTGGATCAGCTGACCCTCGCCTGGGGCGTCGAGGTGGTGCTGGTGGAGCTGAAGGACATCCAACTTCCCGACAGCATGAAGCGCGCTATGGCCCGTCAGGCCGAGGCCGAGCGGGAGAAGCGGGCGAAGATCATCGCTGCAGAAGGCGAAGCCATCGCGGCAACTGCCCTTGGCGCCGCTTCGGACACCATGATGGCCCACCCGCTTGCCCTGCAGTTGAGGAACCTGCAGTCCCTCGTCGAAATCGGTGTGGACAAGAACACAACGGTCGTCTTCCCCGCGCCGCTGATGAGCACCATCGGCGAGCTCTCCGCCTTCCTCGCCCGCGAGAACCAGGCTGCCTCGGCTCCTACGGGGAAATCCCCGGTTAAGGCGGCCTGATTAAGGCGGCTTGATACAGGAGGCCTGAGCGGTGTGCCGGTGTCCGGAGCCTCCACGTCTATGATCGGCGTATGGAATTTCCGACGCCCGGACGACGGCGGCTGCTGGGGCTCGGTGCCGGCGCTGCGGCAGCCGCTGCACTCGCGGCGTGCGCGGACGGGACGCCATCCAGCCCCGTACTGCCGGTAGACATGCGAACCGGCAGCTTCACATCCCGGTTCCGGGCCGACGTACCCACGGGCTGGTCGCTGGCAGTGCCCCGATCGCCCAGCTCCCCCGGCGGCGAACCGTCCCCCGGCGGCGGCTCCTCCGGCAGGCTGCCCGTTGCCCTGTTCCTGCATGGAACCGGAGCGGACCACCGGATGGTCTTCGACGAACTGCATGCGGATGCTGTCCTGGCGAGGCACGTGACCGGCGGCGGCACTCCGTTCGCGATCGCCGCCGTGGACGGCGGCGAAAGCTGGTGGCACCCCGCGCGTCGGGCACGGACACGCAGTCAATGCTGCTTGAGGAATTCCTTCCCCTTCTTGCCGGCGAAGGCCTCGACACCGGCCGGACAGCCGTCTTCGGGCTGTCCATGGGCGGTTTCGGCGCCCTGCTCCTTGCCTCCCAGCACCGCGTCCCGAGCCTCCGGGCCGTGGCCGCGATGAGCCCGGCGGTCTGGAGCCTGTACGACGCCGGGCGGGACGACAACTTTGACAGCGCCGAAGACTTCGCGGCCAACGACATCTTCGCCCTGCGGCCCGAGCTTGAGCTGCTGCCGAAGAGGATCGACTGCGGCACGTCCGACAACCTGCTCTACAGCGTGAAGGACTATGTGAGTGACTTGCCAGGCGGCCACCAGGGAGGGTTCAAGGACGGTGGCCACGACAGCGGTTACTGGCGTTCCATCCTCCCGGATGTCCTCACCTTCATTGGCCGCAACCTGGCCTGACGCCGCTGGCGCCTTCGCGGCAGCGTCCGCATTCTGCGTGCGCCGGTAAGATCGTACGGTGCTGATTCTGCTGCCGCCGTCCGAAGGCAAGACCCCCGCTCCACACGGTGCCGCCGTCGACTGGTCCTCGCTGAGCTTCCCCGGACTGAACACGTACCGGGCCAAAGTGCTTGAAGCGTTGGGCCATGTCAGCGCCCACCAGGACGCCCTCGCGCTGCTCGGCGTCGGCGCCTCGCTGACTGCCGACGTCGAACGCAACACCCGGCTGCACACGGAACCGGCAGCGCCGGCGCATCAAGTCTACTCCGGGGTGCTGTACGACGCACTGGGCTATCAGTCGCTGACGGCGGCGCAGCGCCGGAAGGCGGATGAATCGGTGCTGGTCATTTCCGCCCTCTGGGGCGCCATCCGCTTTGCCGACCAGGTGCCCGCCTACCGGCTGTCGATGGGAACGTCACTGCCCGACGTCGGCCGCCTTGCCTCGTTCTGGAAGCCGCAGATCTCCGACGCGCTGGCGGCCGAAACCGAAGGGGAGCTGCTGGTGGACTGCCGCTCCAGCACCTACGCCGCGGCCTGGGCTCCCCCGCCTGCGCAGACCGTTGCCGTCAATGTCTTCACGGAGGTGAACGGCGTGCGCAAGGTGGTCAGCCACTTCGCCAAGCACACCCGCGGCGAACTCGCACGCCACCTGCTGACGCGCCGCAGCACCGCTCCCCGCACTCCCGTCCAGCTGCTCAAAGCGGCCCGGGAGAAGTGGGATGCCGAGCTGATCGAAGGCACCGCGCGCAAGGCGCACGCCCTCAACGTCATCCTGCCTTAGGCCCACTCTGCCGAGCGGACCAGGATGCAGCCGGAGTCCGGGCAAAAGACGATGTCGTCCTCGGCAGCTGCCTTGATTTCGGCGAGATCGCCGGGGCTGAGCTGCATCCCCGAGCCTTCGGACTTTCCGTGGAACAGCCGGGCTGCGCCGACTCCGCGCTTGGCCAGCGTCTTTTCGTAGACGGCCAGCAGGCCGGCGTCGAGGCCCGCCGCGAATTCCGAGCGCTGGCCGCCAACCTCTGCCGCCTCGGTGGCAATCTCAGCCAGGGCCGCGTCCAGCTCGGCGCGGATCACGCCGAAGGATCCCTGGACGTCGTTCACGATCTTCTGCTGGGCTGCCTGGCGTTCACGGAGGCCCTCGAGGCGCTCCATGACTTCAAGTTCAACGTCTTCAAGGGCAGAGCGCCGCTTGTTGAGCGAGGCAATGTCACTTTGCAGGGCAACCAGGTCCTTGGACAGGCCGGTGCCGCTGTTCAGCCGGGCTTCGTCCCGTTCGATCCGGGTAACCACCTGCTCAACGTCCGCCTCGGAGCGCTTGAGCTCGGCTTCGGCGTCGTGGACAGCCATTTTCGCGGCCCCGAGTTCGCCGTTCGCCACAGCCAGGGCGGCCTCAAGGTCACTGATCCGGGGATCGCTTTCGACGGTCCGGCGACGGTTGGACAGCGATTTCAGCCTGGCGTCGAGTCCCTGCAGTTCGAGCAATTTCAACTGTTCCGCCGGTGCTGCCTTGGCCACTATTACCTCCGCTTGTTACAAACCGGCCGCAACCGGGCACCGGACCGGCGCAGTTTAGACTCTAGTCCCCGCCCGGAGTCAGAATGAAGTCCCACGGATCGCTGTTCGTGGTGCTGACGCGGATGTCAACGCCGTGCCCCTGGTCACTGAGGACATTTCCGAGCGCGTCGGCAGCCGGGGGCAGCCACAGCCATTCGCTGGCAAAGTGCGAAACATCGATCAGGTAGGGCCGGTCATTCACGGCGTTCTCGCGTGCCTCGGATGCCGGGTGGTGCCGCAGATCAGCGGTGACGAAGATATCGGCATTGCTCGACCGGACCTCATTAAACAGGGAGTCTCCCGCCCCGCCGCAGACGGCAACGCGGCGCACCAGGCCGTCCTTGTCCCCGGAAACCCGGACCCCGCCCGCCACGGATGGCAGGATACCGAAGACACGCGCCGCGAAGTCCCCCAGCGTCATCACGTCCTCAAGGTCGCCTACCCGGCCGATCCCCTCTTCAGGCAAGCCGTCCCGGGCTGGCGTCAGGGGCACCACGTCATGGAGGCCAAGTGCATCGGCCAGGACATCCGAGACGCCGCCGACGGCGGAGTCGCCGTTCGTGTGCACGGTCAGCAGGCCTGTCCCGGATTCGATCAGGCGGTGGACTGCTTTGCCTTTGGCTGTCGTGGCTGCCACCGAGGTGACCCCCTTGAGCAGCAGCGGGTGGTGCGTGATCAGGAGGTCGGCCCCCCACTCAATGGCTTCCTCAATGACGTCCAGGGTGGGATCCACGGCGAACATGATCCTGCGGACTTCGGCTGAAGGGTGACCTGCCACGAGGCCCACTTCGTCCCACTCCTCGGCGAGGGACTCCGGCCAGAGCTCTTCCACCGCCAGCAGGACCTCTCCGAGCGTGGGGACATCGGACGATTCGGCAGCCTCGGTCGGCTCAGCACCGGCGGGATCAGCAGTGTTACGCGCGTCTTCTGCAACGTCGGTGTTCACAGGTTCCATACCCTCATTTTTACCCTATCCATTGGCTTCGCCCGCACGTGTAACAGTCTCGTAAGGTGATAGGGGAATCATCCGCGCACTTCAATCATTGAAGAGGACATGAAAACTTTTGTGCTTGGCGGAGGCTGTTTCTGGTGCCTTGACGCCGTCTACCAAGAAACCAGGGGCGTCACGGCGGTGGTCTCCGGCTACACCGGCGGCCACGACCCCTACCCGGACTACTACTCGGTCTGCTCCGGCACGACGGGCCACGCCGAGGTGGTGGCCGTGAGCTTCGACGAGGACGTGATCCCGGCCGACATCATCCTGGACATGTTCTTTGCCCTCCACGACCCCACCACCCTCAACCGCCAGGGTTACGACGTCGGCACCCAGTACCGCTCGTCCATGTTCTATGAGACCACAGAGGAAAAGATCCTTTTCGAAGAGGCAATCGAACGGAACCAGGAACTGTGGTCCCATCCGATCGTCACGGAGGTCAGCAGGCTGCCCAGGTTCCATGTGGCCGAGGAATTCCACCAGGACTACTACGCCAAGCATCCGGAGCAGGGCTACTGCCAGGTGATCATCAACCCGAAACTGGCCAAGGCCCGGAAATATTACTCTGCATGGCTTAATGCTTAGCAGCGGCCCCGCCGCCCTCGTTAGGCTGACCTCAGTATTCGCTGTTCAGAGAACTCTTCAGAGATAGGCACAAATACATGGCACGGATCTACGACGACGTCACCCAGCTGGTCGGCGGCACTCCGCTGGTCAGGCTCAACCGCTTGACCGAGGGCCTGGACGCCCAGGTGGCTGTCAAGCTGGAGTTCTACAACCCGGCCAACAGCGTCAAGGACCGTATCGGTGTCGCCATTGTCGACGCGGCGGAGAAGTCCGGCGCCCTCAAGCCCGGCGGAACCATCGTCGAAGGAACCTCCGGCAACACGGGCATCGCCCTCGCCATGGTGGGTGCCGCCCGCGGCTACAAGGTCATCCTGACCATGCCGGAGACCATGTCAACGGAACGCCGTGTAATGCTCCGTGCCTTCGGCGCAGAGATCGTGCTCACCCCGGGCTCCGAGGGTATGCGCGGCGCCGTGGAGAAGGCCCAGGAGATTGTGGCCAACACGGAGAACTCCATCTGGGCCCAGCAGTTCGCGAACGAAGCCAACCCGGAGATCCACCGCACCACCACAGCCGAGGAAATCTGGACCGACACCGACGGCAAGGTGGACATCTTTGTGTCCGGCATCGGCACCGGCGGAACTATCACCGGCGTCGGCCAGGTCCTGAAGGAACGCAAGCCGGACGTCCAGATCGTCGCCATCGAGCCGAAGGACTCCGCCATCCTGAACGGCGGCGCCCCCGGCCCGCACAAGATCCAGGGCATCGGCGCCAACTTTATTCCCGAGATCCTGGACACCAACGTGTACGACGAAGTCCTGGATGCCACCCTCGAGGACTCCGTCCGCGTGGCCCGTGACCTTGGTACCAAGGAAGGCATCCTGGGCGGCATTTCCTCCGGCGCGATCGTCTGGGGAGCCCTCGAACTGGCCAAGCGCCCGGAGAACGCCGGCAAGCTCATCGTTGCCGTCGTCTGCGATTTCGGTGAGCGTTACATCTCCACCGTGCTCTATGACGACATCCGGGGCTAAGTCTTAGCCCGCCAATCCCCGTTCCTGTAGAAAGGTCTTTGTGAGCTTCTTCGCAAGACTTAAGGAAGACCTCGATGCCGCCCGGTCACACGACCCGGCGGCTCGAGGTTCTTTCGAGAACTTTTTCGCCTATTCGGGCCTGCACGCCATTTGGGCGCACCGCCTCACGCATAAGCTTTGGCAGAACCCGTCGCTTCGGTTCCCGGCCCGGCTCATATCACAGCTTGCGCGTTTCCTTACCGGGATCGAGATCCATCCTGGCGCCACGATCGGCAAGCGCTTCTTCATTGATCACGGCATGGGAGTGGTCATCGGCGAGACGGCGGAAATCGGCGAGGACGTCATGATTTATCACGGCGTAACGCTCGGTGGACGGTCCCTGGCCAAGGTCAAGCGGCACCCCACCATCGGGGACCGGGTGACTATCGGCGCCGGGGCCAAGATCCTGGGCCCCATCACCATCGGACGGGACAGCGCCGTGGGCGCCAATGCCGTAGTGGTCAAGGACGCACCGCCGGAATCCATCATCACCGGCGTTCCGGCCACGTGGCGCCACCGCGACGCCCAGCGGGAATCCAAACCTGCAGTGGATCCGGCCGAATACTACATCGAGTACCGGATCTAGCGGCCGAGCCGCTGGTAGATGGCCCAGAAGACCACGTCGAACACACGGTCCGGCAGGAGCCTCCGCAGTGTCACGATGGCGCGGGCG
This genomic window from Arthrobacter sp. 24S4-2 contains:
- the cysK gene encoding cysteine synthase A, giving the protein MARIYDDVTQLVGGTPLVRLNRLTEGLDAQVAVKLEFYNPANSVKDRIGVAIVDAAEKSGALKPGGTIVEGTSGNTGIALAMVGAARGYKVILTMPETMSTERRVMLRAFGAEIVLTPGSEGMRGAVEKAQEIVANTENSIWAQQFANEANPEIHRTTTAEEIWTDTDGKVDIFVSGIGTGGTITGVGQVLKERKPDVQIVAIEPKDSAILNGGAPGPHKIQGIGANFIPEILDTNVYDEVLDATLEDSVRVARDLGTKEGILGGISSGAIVWGALELAKRPENAGKLIVAVVCDFGERYISTVLYDDIRG
- the yaaA gene encoding YaaA family protein, with translation MLILLPPSEGKTPAPHGAAVDWSSLSFPGLNTYRAKVLEALGHVSAHQDALALLGVGASLTADVERNTRLHTEPAAPAHQVYSGVLYDALGYQSLTAAQRRKADESVLVISALWGAIRFADQVPAYRLSMGTSLPDVGRLASFWKPQISDALAAETEGELLVDCRSSTYAAAWAPPPAQTVAVNVFTEVNGVRKVVSHFAKHTRGELARHLLTRRSTAPRTPVQLLKAAREKWDAELIEGTARKAHALNVILP
- a CDS encoding zinc ribbon domain-containing protein; translation: MAKAAPAEQLKLLELQGLDARLKSLSNRRRTVESDPRISDLEAALAVANGELGAAKMAVHDAEAELKRSEADVEQVVTRIERDEARLNSGTGLSKDLVALQSDIASLNKRRSALEDVELEVMERLEGLRERQAAQQKIVNDVQGSFGVIRAELDAALAEIATEAAEVGGQRSEFAAGLDAGLLAVYEKTLAKRGVGAARLFHGKSEGSGMQLSPGDLAEIKAAAEDDIVFCPDSGCILVRSAEWA
- the msrA gene encoding peptide-methionine (S)-S-oxide reductase MsrA, with protein sequence MKTFVLGGGCFWCLDAVYQETRGVTAVVSGYTGGHDPYPDYYSVCSGTTGHAEVVAVSFDEDVIPADIILDMFFALHDPTTLNRQGYDVGTQYRSSMFYETTEEKILFEEAIERNQELWSHPIVTEVSRLPRFHVAEEFHQDYYAKHPEQGYCQVIINPKLAKARKYYSAWLNA
- a CDS encoding alpha/beta hydrolase-fold protein, translating into MAPRASGTDTQSMLLEEFLPLLAGEGLDTGRTAVFGLSMGGFGALLLASQHRVPSLRAVAAMSPAVWSLYDAGRDDNFDSAEDFAANDIFALRPELELLPKRIDCGTSDNLLYSVKDYVSDLPGGHQGGFKDGGHDSGYWRSILPDVLTFIGRNLA
- the epsC gene encoding serine O-acetyltransferase EpsC codes for the protein MSFFARLKEDLDAARSHDPAARGSFENFFAYSGLHAIWAHRLTHKLWQNPSLRFPARLISQLARFLTGIEIHPGATIGKRFFIDHGMGVVIGETAEIGEDVMIYHGVTLGGRSLAKVKRHPTIGDRVTIGAGAKILGPITIGRDSAVGANAVVVKDAPPESIITGVPATWRHRDAQRESKPAVDPAEYYIEYRI
- a CDS encoding SPFH domain-containing protein; the encoded protein is MDPTSTYIAIAVAVLLLILLKMSIRIVRQYEQGVLFRLGRVIGVRMPGLRFIIPVIDRLPLVSLRIVTMPIQSQGIITQDNVSVDISAVAYYRVVDAVKSVVAIENVAAAIDQIAQTTLRKVVGRHSLDQTLSETERINTDIREILDQLTLAWGVEVVLVELKDIQLPDSMKRAMARQAEAEREKRAKIIAAEGEAIAATALGAASDTMMAHPLALQLRNLQSLVEIGVDKNTTVVFPAPLMSTIGELSAFLARENQAASAPTGKSPVKAA
- a CDS encoding Nif3-like dinuclear metal center hexameric protein; amino-acid sequence: MEPVNTDVAEDARNTADPAGAEPTEAAESSDVPTLGEVLLAVEELWPESLAEEWDEVGLVAGHPSAEVRRIMFAVDPTLDVIEEAIEWGADLLITHHPLLLKGVTSVAATTAKGKAVHRLIESGTGLLTVHTNGDSAVGGVSDVLADALGLHDVVPLTPARDGLPEEGIGRVGDLEDVMTLGDFAARVFGILPSVAGGVRVSGDKDGLVRRVAVCGGAGDSLFNEVRSSNADIFVTADLRHHPASEARENAVNDRPYLIDVSHFASEWLWLPPAADALGNVLSDQGHGVDIRVSTTNSDPWDFILTPGGD